In Pedobacter sp. W3I1, one DNA window encodes the following:
- a CDS encoding FecR family protein, translating into MNAQQINELLKKRQAGELSDTENAMLESWYISFASSSDQQPSTEDLKVSKAEIQSKLPLAYPKSSSRLWMPISIAAGLLILISVGIFLYSQKTSIGEQRGNYANDIPPGKNSATLTLADGHKIYLSEKSSGEFAKQQGVNISKTKNGKLIYTITGAKNKTVSYNTLSTTNGEQIEVLLPDGTSVWLNAASELKFPTTFAGAKNRRVELIGEGYFEVFKNKKVPFIVHTAKQEVQVLGTHFNINSYAEDADAKTTLIEGSVIINHKTVIKPGQQASGSGLNISTSNIDTELAVAWKNNKFMFEQENIQGIMNKIKRWYNVEVVYSGEVSKQLYTGSVSRFANVSKVLEILELTGNVHFKIQGRRITVMK; encoded by the coding sequence ATGAATGCGCAACAAATTAACGAACTGTTAAAAAAACGTCAGGCCGGAGAACTGAGCGATACAGAAAATGCCATGCTGGAAAGCTGGTATATCAGTTTTGCCTCTAGTTCAGATCAGCAGCCCAGCACTGAAGATCTAAAAGTAAGTAAGGCAGAAATTCAGTCTAAATTGCCTTTGGCTTATCCAAAATCAAGTAGCAGGCTTTGGATGCCGATCTCTATTGCGGCGGGTTTATTGATTTTAATTTCTGTAGGGATATTTTTATATTCCCAAAAAACTTCTATTGGGGAGCAGCGTGGTAATTACGCAAATGATATTCCTCCAGGAAAAAATTCTGCAACGCTGACTTTGGCAGATGGCCATAAAATTTATCTTTCGGAAAAAAGCAGTGGTGAATTTGCAAAACAGCAAGGTGTAAATATTTCAAAAACCAAAAATGGCAAACTAATTTACACCATCACGGGGGCAAAAAACAAAACGGTTTCCTACAATACGCTCAGTACAACCAATGGAGAACAGATTGAAGTTTTATTGCCCGATGGCACTTCAGTTTGGCTTAACGCGGCATCTGAGCTTAAATTTCCAACAACATTTGCCGGAGCGAAAAACAGGCGGGTGGAGCTTATAGGTGAGGGATATTTCGAAGTTTTTAAAAATAAAAAAGTCCCTTTCATTGTACATACCGCCAAACAGGAAGTACAGGTTTTGGGTACCCATTTTAATATCAACAGTTATGCTGAAGATGCGGATGCTAAAACCACATTGATAGAGGGAAGTGTAATAATCAACCATAAAACCGTAATCAAACCCGGACAACAAGCATCTGGATCAGGGCTGAACATCAGCACATCCAATATTGATACGGAACTTGCAGTGGCCTGGAAAAACAACAAATTTATGTTCGAACAGGAAAATATCCAGGGCATCATGAACAAGATAAAACGATGGTATAATGTGGAAGTTGTTTATTCAGGAGAAGTTTCAAAACAGCTTTACACGGGTTCAGTTTCGAGGTTTGCAAATGTCTCCAAGGTACTGGAGATATTGGAGCTGACCGGAAACGTTCACTTTAAAATTCAGGGAAGGAGGATTACCGTAATGAAATAA
- a CDS encoding RNA polymerase sigma factor, with amino-acid sequence MKSYSTFSDADLIILLKHDDQYAYTEIFERYNEVLLRHAYRILTDKDEINDVVQDVFLTLWQKRSVLEFKVSLVSYLSISVRNRIFDLLSHKKIVLKYAASFNKFLIEGYNITDDEIRERELSKIIEREIDHLPSKMKQVFLMNKKDGLSYKEIAARLNITDQTAKQQVYKALKILKPKLDSFMSAFPFL; translated from the coding sequence ATGAAATCGTACAGTACTTTTTCGGATGCCGATCTGATCATCTTGCTCAAACATGATGACCAGTACGCCTACACCGAAATTTTCGAAAGGTATAACGAAGTATTGCTCCGCCACGCTTATCGCATATTAACCGATAAAGACGAAATTAATGATGTTGTACAGGATGTTTTTTTAACGCTCTGGCAAAAACGATCAGTTCTCGAATTTAAAGTTTCGCTAGTATCCTACCTGAGTATATCGGTCAGAAACAGGATCTTTGACCTGTTATCACATAAAAAAATTGTTCTTAAATATGCAGCATCCTTCAATAAGTTTTTGATTGAAGGTTATAATATTACGGATGATGAAATCAGGGAACGTGAACTTTCTAAAATTATAGAAAGAGAAATTGACCATCTTCCATCTAAAATGAAGCAAGTATTTTTAATGAATAAAAAAGATGGTTTGAGCTATAAGGAAATTGCTGCCAGACTTAACATTACCGATCAAACTGCAAAACAACAGGTTTATAAGGCGCTCAAAATATTAAAACCGAAGCTGGATTCCTTTATGAGTGCTTTCCCTTTTCTATAA
- a CDS encoding SusC/RagA family TonB-linked outer membrane protein — protein sequence MYKIYTKQTGITAGYIHKFLQIMRLTTVILIATLMHVSAAGLAQKISMSKKNVPLKSVLKELRNQSGYDFVFTENLLQQAALVNIRVNGVEIEEVLQSIFSKQPLKYTIRDKTVVISAKEPSIMDRVVDFFKDIVVNGTVTDENGKAVAGVTVSIKGTNRKTTTNAEGKFSITADKQDDVLVFSSIMTETQEINLANRTQLAVNLKTKTNLLQEVSVNTGFQTIAKQRMTGSTVTVGSDEIAKRYNTNIINSLEGRVPGLVNYRGTTTIRGVSTINANRAVLVVLDGLPIEGSIANVNPYDVESVTVLKDAAAAAIYGARAANGVIVITTKKAKGGRTTIDFAADVTLTEKPDLGYNMLTPAQQVDLENSYYSNYYTNITGTVANTAAAINRGDPITPVQYAWYQKAQNQITQAQLDSRLNDFRQNDFRQQYTDNALLNTVLQQYDLSVRTDGNKYNSSLILNYKTTNSGIINAYNRQLNIFYKGTYQFSKWLDVNFGVNGILGKAKASASSFATSANNVSPYLQLLDANGNRMYYTTGDYNMYNANLASMPRYSMNVNHLDELEQDQRLTKQNYTRYFANLNLRILPGLTFSPQFQYENVINNSSNYSEPDSYIMRYLKNVYYKVPQGTTPETYKNLLPENGGKLATTNSTGDYWTARGQLSYRKAFGKHGIDLSAGTEFRQTRDKGTNGLLLGYDDQLQSQSTTTVNYPALFAYNTSQTFKPNSSTTNLYNTYLNTPIGLIPEITHRTNSGYAVANYSYDNKYAASGSYRIDYADVFGLDKRFRGKPLYSGGLAWNISNEEFMSAQKWIDFLKLRTSYGITGNMSQDVTSFLTASSTLPPNAATNAPVSVVTNAANPELRWEKSATFNIGLDFALLNKRLTGALDWYRKKSTDLLFTQRIDPSEGFTSQIINNGGLVNNGIELSLGYSWTDPTKADGIQWSSTFVLSHNKNKITYVDEVSVLPIPLVQGGYRVGYPVNSLYSFQYKGLNNLGQPQWLKADGSLSTVALTGSDMNAIVYSGGTDPINNIALTNEVYYKSFSLNILAVYFGGQYLRGVYPEIYASGLGYSGGPSYLLDSWTPGNTTTIVPGYGQYSPGTYPGTSVTPSNHLRYSDTFVYSGDFIKIRNVTLGYQLPAKLAHKLGSKGVGLRFQLNNPKALWADNNVNIDPETGGARTLTSYVFGINFNL from the coding sequence ATGTATAAAATTTATACCAAACAAACCGGTATTACGGCCGGCTATATCCATAAATTTCTGCAAATTATGCGCCTAACCACCGTTATATTAATCGCTACATTAATGCATGTCAGCGCTGCCGGTCTCGCACAGAAGATCAGTATGTCGAAGAAAAACGTACCGTTAAAATCCGTGCTGAAAGAACTCAGGAATCAGAGTGGTTACGACTTTGTTTTTACCGAAAATCTGTTGCAACAGGCGGCACTTGTGAACATCAGGGTTAACGGTGTGGAGATTGAAGAAGTGCTTCAATCGATCTTCAGCAAGCAGCCGCTTAAATATACCATTCGTGATAAAACGGTTGTGATAAGTGCCAAAGAACCATCTATTATGGACCGGGTTGTCGATTTCTTTAAAGATATTGTTGTTAACGGAACCGTAACCGATGAAAATGGTAAAGCTGTAGCTGGTGTAACTGTTTCTATAAAGGGAACAAACAGAAAAACCACAACGAATGCTGAAGGAAAATTTTCCATTACCGCAGATAAACAGGATGATGTGCTTGTTTTTTCGAGCATTATGACGGAAACACAGGAAATCAACCTTGCCAACAGAACGCAACTAGCTGTGAATCTTAAAACGAAGACAAATCTTTTACAGGAAGTTTCTGTAAATACAGGTTTTCAGACTATTGCGAAACAACGGATGACCGGGTCTACAGTCACCGTTGGAAGTGATGAAATTGCCAAAAGATACAATACCAATATTATTAACAGTTTAGAAGGTAGAGTACCCGGCCTTGTTAACTACCGTGGCACAACTACAATCCGTGGCGTGAGTACAATTAACGCCAACCGTGCTGTTCTTGTTGTTTTGGATGGTTTGCCAATAGAGGGTTCTATTGCAAATGTTAACCCATACGATGTAGAAAGCGTTACCGTTTTAAAGGATGCGGCGGCTGCGGCTATCTATGGTGCAAGGGCAGCGAATGGGGTAATTGTAATCACGACCAAAAAAGCAAAAGGCGGGCGGACCACTATCGATTTTGCCGCTGATGTAACCCTAACCGAAAAACCCGATCTGGGTTACAATATGCTTACTCCTGCGCAACAGGTAGATTTAGAAAACAGCTATTACTCAAATTATTATACCAATATTACCGGAACTGTTGCCAATACGGCTGCCGCTATTAACAGGGGTGATCCGATTACCCCTGTGCAATATGCCTGGTATCAAAAGGCGCAAAATCAGATCACGCAGGCTCAACTTGATAGCAGGTTAAATGATTTCAGACAGAATGATTTCAGACAGCAGTATACAGATAATGCCCTCTTGAATACGGTTTTGCAACAATACGATCTTTCGGTTAGAACAGATGGCAACAAGTACAATTCAAGTCTGATCCTAAACTACAAAACCACTAACTCTGGGATTATCAATGCCTACAACAGGCAGCTGAATATTTTTTATAAAGGTACTTACCAGTTTAGCAAATGGCTGGATGTAAACTTTGGGGTAAACGGGATTCTGGGTAAAGCCAAAGCAAGTGCGAGCAGCTTTGCAACAAGTGCAAACAACGTATCTCCATATTTGCAACTTTTAGATGCTAACGGAAACCGGATGTACTATACTACTGGTGATTACAATATGTACAATGCTAATCTGGCTTCAATGCCCAGATACAGCATGAACGTGAATCATTTAGACGAGCTGGAGCAGGATCAGAGATTAACCAAACAGAATTACACCAGGTATTTTGCCAACCTTAATCTGCGCATTCTTCCAGGCTTGACCTTTTCTCCGCAGTTTCAATATGAAAATGTGATCAATAACAGCTCAAACTATTCTGAACCGGACAGTTATATCATGAGGTATCTTAAAAATGTTTATTACAAGGTGCCACAGGGAACTACGCCAGAAACCTATAAAAACCTTTTGCCAGAAAATGGAGGTAAACTGGCTACAACAAACAGTACAGGCGATTACTGGACTGCAAGGGGACAACTCAGTTACAGAAAGGCTTTTGGCAAACATGGGATCGACCTCAGCGCCGGAACGGAGTTTCGCCAAACGAGGGATAAGGGAACCAATGGATTATTGTTGGGTTACGATGATCAATTGCAATCGCAGTCTACCACAACTGTAAATTATCCGGCTTTATTTGCTTATAACACTTCGCAAACATTTAAGCCAAATTCGAGTACTACGAACCTTTACAATACTTATTTAAACACGCCAATCGGGCTGATCCCTGAAATTACACACCGCACCAATTCTGGTTACGCAGTAGCCAATTATTCGTACGATAATAAATATGCAGCTTCGGGTTCTTATCGGATAGATTATGCCGATGTGTTTGGTTTGGATAAACGGTTCAGGGGAAAACCACTTTATTCTGGGGGCCTGGCCTGGAATATCAGCAACGAAGAGTTCATGTCTGCGCAAAAATGGATCGATTTCCTGAAGCTGCGAACCAGTTATGGCATTACCGGAAATATGAGCCAGGATGTAACCAGTTTTTTAACGGCGAGTTCTACACTTCCACCAAACGCGGCTACAAATGCACCTGTATCGGTAGTAACCAATGCAGCCAATCCCGAATTAAGGTGGGAGAAATCGGCAACTTTTAACATTGGGTTGGATTTTGCGCTTCTGAACAAAAGATTGACCGGTGCCTTAGATTGGTACAGAAAGAAAAGTACAGACTTGCTTTTCACCCAAAGGATAGATCCATCCGAAGGATTTACCAGTCAGATTATCAATAATGGTGGTTTGGTGAATAATGGAATTGAGTTGAGTTTGGGGTATAGCTGGACAGATCCAACAAAAGCAGATGGTATCCAGTGGAGCAGTACATTCGTGCTTAGCCATAACAAAAACAAAATTACCTATGTGGATGAAGTTTCTGTATTGCCGATCCCGCTTGTTCAGGGCGGCTACAGAGTTGGTTATCCGGTAAATTCTCTTTACTCTTTCCAATACAAAGGGCTAAATAATCTTGGCCAGCCGCAATGGCTAAAGGCTGATGGTTCGCTAAGCACAGTTGCTCTAACCGGAAGTGATATGAACGCAATAGTTTATTCAGGCGGAACAGATCCGATCAATAACATTGCATTAACAAACGAGGTTTATTATAAAAGTTTTAGCCTTAACATTCTGGCGGTATATTTTGGTGGTCAGTATTTAAGAGGTGTTTATCCCGAAATTTATGCAAGCGGTTTGGGTTACAGCGGTGGTCCCTCTTATCTTTTAGATAGCTGGACACCCGGAAATACCACTACAATTGTTCCAGGCTATGGCCAATATTCGCCAGGTACTTATCCGGGGACATCGGTAACACCATCAAACCACCTTCGCTATTCCGATACCTTTGTTTATTCAGGCGATTTTATCAAAATCAGAAACGTAACCTTAGGTTATCAATTGCCTGCAAAACTGGCGCACAAATTAGGTTCGAAAGGAGTGGGCTTGCGGTTTCAATTAAATAACCCTAAAGCCCTGTGGGCAGATAATAATGTAAATATCGACCCTGAAACAGGAGGCGCAAGAACGCTGACTTCTTATGTGTTTGGTATTAATTTTAATTTATAG
- a CDS encoding metallophosphoesterase — MTINKALLKKSLCIFLSVQMLLTTSASPIPALQEERLADDEFAIIVLPDTQYYTSEKSDGKKEMFSAQTEWIAKNAAKENIKYVIHLGDISDDGEKFPQQWVNAAESMYKLEKPQSGYPQGIPYGMAVGNHDQTKSQYPLS, encoded by the coding sequence ATGACCATAAATAAAGCACTGTTAAAGAAAAGCCTTTGCATTTTTTTAAGTGTACAAATGTTATTAACCACAAGTGCAAGCCCAATACCTGCATTGCAGGAAGAACGTTTAGCAGACGACGAATTTGCGATTATTGTATTGCCCGACACCCAATATTATACTTCAGAGAAGAGTGACGGGAAAAAGGAGATGTTTTCGGCGCAGACCGAGTGGATTGCAAAAAATGCGGCAAAAGAAAACATTAAATACGTCATCCATCTTGGTGATATTTCTGATGACGGGGAAAAATTCCCACAACAATGGGTAAATGCTGCCGAGTCGATGTATAAATTGGAAAAACCACAGTCTGGTTATCCGCAAGGTATTCCATATGGTATGGCCGTAGGCAACCACGATCAAACCAAAAGCCAGTATCCTTTAAGTTGA
- a CDS encoding Crp/Fnr family transcriptional regulator — protein MEIEQYQSGQDFIGFVNNLCALEEDAAAMLSQHLESLRFKKGEVILVEGSTCRYLYYINSGLVKTGFESKDRTFIMRFFAEGEMFTVLDSYLSQKPSTYEVVALEDTVITRISRAEMDKLRTRFHRMETFFAKLVAMASVNMMDRIGEILEEQASARYENFF, from the coding sequence ATGGAGATAGAACAATATCAATCCGGCCAAGATTTTATTGGCTTTGTGAACAATCTTTGTGCATTGGAAGAAGACGCAGCCGCAATGCTTTCCCAGCACTTAGAATCCCTTCGTTTTAAAAAAGGAGAGGTCATATTGGTAGAGGGAAGCACGTGCAGGTACCTATATTATATCAACAGCGGACTGGTTAAAACAGGTTTTGAAAGTAAGGATCGTACTTTTATTATGCGTTTCTTTGCCGAAGGCGAGATGTTTACAGTTCTGGATAGCTACCTCTCGCAGAAACCATCCACCTATGAAGTTGTGGCTTTGGAGGATACAGTAATTACGCGTATATCACGAGCAGAAATGGATAAACTCCGTACCCGTTTTCACCGTATGGAAACTTTTTTTGCGAAACTAGTTGCTATGGCTTCGGTTAACATGATGGACAGGATCGGTGAAATATTGGAAGAACAGGCTTCAGCACGGTACGAAAATTTTTTTTAA
- a CDS encoding RNA polymerase sigma factor produces the protein MEITDQILLNDLKNGKKTAYELVFKKYYKPLALKAYMMLEDEMEAEDLVQNLFISMWQKSHYQSVNSSLKAYLFRAVHNQCLMALRTRKVTRQKMDEYTERINLEDDIEQSEQISSENTINLALNELPAQRQKAFKLVYMEDKKYQDAANEMGLSVNSIKTHLKLAVKMLQEKLITFR, from the coding sequence ATGGAGATCACTGACCAAATATTATTGAATGACCTCAAGAACGGCAAAAAAACTGCTTACGAACTGGTATTTAAAAAATATTACAAACCACTCGCGCTAAAAGCATATATGATGCTGGAAGACGAAATGGAGGCAGAAGATCTGGTCCAAAACCTGTTTATTTCCATGTGGCAGAAATCACATTACCAATCTGTAAACAGCTCCCTTAAAGCTTACCTTTTCAGGGCTGTGCACAATCAATGCCTGATGGCCTTAAGGACAAGAAAAGTTACCCGGCAAAAAATGGATGAATATACCGAAAGGATAAACCTGGAGGATGATATTGAACAATCAGAACAGATCAGCAGCGAAAATACCATTAACCTTGCCCTTAACGAGCTTCCTGCCCAGCGCCAAAAAGCATTTAAGCTGGTTTACATGGAAGACAAAAAATATCAGGATGCAGCCAATGAAATGGGGCTTTCTGTTAATTCAATAAAGACACATTTGAAGCTTGCGGTTAAAATGTTACAGGAAAAATTGATCACATTCAGATGA
- a CDS encoding RagB/SusD family nutrient uptake outer membrane protein, producing MPYIKKYLHSPLAATTGSSDDFPIYRFSDALLLLAEALNEQGKSALALAPLNRVRKRAGLMDIVITDQTELRTIILHERRVELAFENSRWTDLLRTGKAINVINAFGVKIRQQLPFLSSDAYVIDNHHLLFPIPQNEVGLNPKIIQNPGYF from the coding sequence GTGCCATACATTAAAAAATACCTGCACTCGCCACTTGCAGCAACCACTGGTTCTAGTGATGACTTTCCGATATACCGTTTTTCTGATGCATTATTGTTATTGGCCGAGGCTTTGAACGAGCAAGGGAAATCAGCGCTTGCTTTAGCACCATTAAATAGGGTGAGGAAAAGAGCTGGTTTAATGGATATTGTAATTACCGATCAAACGGAGCTTAGAACAATTATTCTACATGAGCGCCGGGTTGAACTGGCTTTCGAAAACAGCAGATGGACAGATTTATTGAGAACTGGAAAAGCAATTAATGTTATTAATGCATTTGGTGTTAAAATCAGGCAGCAGCTACCATTTCTTTCCTCAGATGCTTACGTAATCGATAATCACCATTTATTATTTCCAATCCCACAAAACGAAGTTGGACTAAATCCTAAGATCATCCAAAACCCAGGATACTTTTAA